A genome region from Proteus vulgaris includes the following:
- a CDS encoding ABC transporter substrate-binding protein has translation MAIHRRQFLTYLTTIATLSALPNTVRAAITSRIAAQFGHIPASTTIHRVISAGPPTDQLLLALAPEKLLGFSSLNLEKNPLFSDELRKLPRLGRLSGRGSTLSLEALLALEPDIIIDSGNVDETYRSLAKRVSDQTGIPYVLIDGTLKDSPAQLRQTGALLGVAEKAETLALIAEQYLNDATLFASTQKTSPRFYLARGAKGLQTGARNSIHTEAIETLGFENVVDIPNFKGLTDVSPEQLLMWDPEIIITQDENAYQQIMQHPVWKSIQAVKNHQVLLFKGLPFGWLDGPPGINRLMGMRRLQSHFDARIENQAIQDLQNYFMHFYHTPLSSERCQQLLRYS, from the coding sequence ATGGCGATCCACAGACGACAATTTCTAACGTACCTCACAACCATTGCGACATTATCAGCACTTCCGAACACGGTAAGAGCAGCAATAACCTCACGCATTGCAGCACAATTTGGGCATATTCCCGCATCAACCACGATCCATCGCGTGATAAGTGCTGGACCTCCGACTGATCAATTGTTACTCGCATTAGCGCCTGAAAAACTATTGGGTTTCTCCTCACTTAATTTAGAAAAAAATCCTTTATTTTCAGATGAGCTGCGTAAATTACCCCGTTTAGGGCGCTTATCAGGACGAGGAAGTACACTCTCTTTAGAGGCTTTACTAGCGTTAGAACCCGATATCATTATTGATAGTGGTAATGTGGATGAAACCTATCGTTCATTAGCGAAACGTGTTTCTGATCAAACCGGTATACCCTATGTATTAATTGATGGCACATTAAAGGATAGTCCCGCTCAATTACGTCAAACGGGAGCTTTATTAGGTGTTGCAGAAAAAGCAGAAACATTAGCGCTCATTGCAGAGCAGTATCTTAATGATGCTACCTTGTTTGCTTCTACACAAAAAACAAGCCCACGTTTTTACCTTGCTCGCGGTGCAAAGGGGTTGCAAACGGGTGCAAGAAACTCCATCCATACTGAAGCCATTGAAACCTTAGGTTTTGAAAATGTGGTAGATATCCCTAATTTCAAGGGACTAACAGATGTTTCACCAGAACAACTATTAATGTGGGATCCTGAAATTATCATCACACAAGATGAAAATGCCTATCAGCAAATAATGCAACACCCTGTATGGAAAAGCATTCAAGCCGTTAAAAACCACCAAGTGCTGTTATTTAAAGGCTTGCCATTCGGTTGGCTAGATGGACCTCCAGGTATCAACCGTTTAATGGGAATGCGCCGCTTACAGAGCCATTTTGATGCTCGAATAGAAAATCAAGCCATTCAAGATCTACAAAA